Proteins from a single region of Shinella zoogloeoides:
- a CDS encoding efflux RND transporter periplasmic adaptor subunit codes for MRVWKQLLISLGVLSAGVLLWGRFVPGANGMLEAAGLPGPLVAAIAPAGDGKAGGDNAGSGAGGGQRGGFGGGPALVVTKPVTIATVNDRLNAIGDGEAIRTVTVTPYATGNLTEVLVESGDRVEQGQVIARLDNDEQKIAADQARVALESAQQKLTRVENLRASVSVAELQDAQTALKAAELALRNAELTLSRRDITAPYGGVVGIISVNPGDYVTTSTAIARIDDRSEILVDYWVPERFATSVRVGGAVTATAVARPGETFTGTVQAVDNRIDQESRTLRVRARIDNPEDLLRAGMSFQVTMRFEGDLYPSVDPLSVQWSADGSYIWRVKGEKVERVPIRIVQRNPDKVLVRAELAEGDQVVTEGLQTLRPGGSVRTAEQKAPVATEGT; via the coding sequence ATGCGGGTTTGGAAACAGCTCCTCATAAGCCTTGGCGTCCTTTCGGCCGGGGTCTTGCTCTGGGGCCGCTTCGTGCCCGGGGCGAATGGCATGCTGGAGGCCGCGGGCCTGCCCGGCCCGCTCGTCGCCGCGATAGCGCCGGCCGGTGACGGCAAGGCCGGGGGCGACAATGCCGGGAGCGGGGCAGGCGGCGGACAACGCGGCGGCTTCGGCGGCGGGCCGGCGCTGGTGGTGACCAAGCCGGTCACCATCGCCACCGTCAACGACCGGCTGAACGCCATCGGCGACGGCGAGGCGATCCGCACGGTGACGGTGACGCCCTATGCCACCGGCAACCTGACCGAAGTCCTCGTCGAATCCGGCGACCGGGTGGAGCAGGGGCAGGTGATCGCCCGGCTCGACAACGACGAGCAGAAAATCGCCGCCGATCAGGCGCGTGTCGCCCTTGAAAGCGCGCAGCAGAAACTGACGCGCGTGGAAAACCTGCGCGCCTCGGTGAGCGTTGCGGAATTGCAGGACGCCCAGACGGCGCTGAAGGCTGCCGAACTGGCGCTGCGCAATGCCGAGCTGACGCTGAGCCGCCGGGACATCACCGCGCCCTATGGCGGCGTGGTCGGCATCATTTCGGTCAATCCCGGCGACTATGTCACGACCTCCACGGCCATCGCCCGCATCGACGACCGCTCGGAAATCCTCGTCGACTACTGGGTGCCGGAGCGTTTCGCGACCAGCGTGCGGGTCGGCGGCGCGGTCACGGCGACGGCCGTGGCGCGGCCGGGCGAGACCTTCACGGGCACGGTGCAGGCGGTCGACAACCGCATCGATCAGGAAAGCCGGACCTTGCGCGTGCGCGCCCGCATCGACAATCCCGAGGACCTGCTGCGCGCCGGCATGTCCTTCCAGGTGACGATGCGTTTCGAAGGCGACCTCTATCCGAGTGTCGATCCGCTTTCCGTCCAGTGGAGCGCCGATGGTTCCTATATCTGGCGCGTGAAGGGCGAGAAGGTGGAGCGCGTGCCGATCCGCATCGTCCAGCGCAATCCCGACAAGGTTCTGGTGCGCGCGGAGCTTGCCGAGGGCGATCAGGTCGTCACGGAAGGCCTGCAGACGCTTCGTCCGGGTGGCTCGGTCCGCACGGCGGAACAGAAGGCGCCCGTCGCCACGGAGGGCACGTGA
- a CDS encoding cyclase family protein, which translates to MCDACVIETVKNRMLSRRSFFRAAAAGAATVAAASSGALSPALAAAPTTVTDLTHELHEEFPTFFGQQQFWREQKFNYKEHKFNLFELRVNEHTGTHLDAPLHFSEDGKSVAEIPVSDLVVPLAVIDIRAKADANPDAQLTPDDIKAWIAANGDLPEKACVALNSGWGKHLGTDKFRNADAEGKMHFPGFHVEAVQYLAENSSAVGIAVDTLSLDYGISPDFATHYAWLASGHWGLEGAANLDQLPAKGATLVVGAPKVRGGTGGPSRVFALV; encoded by the coding sequence ATGTGCGACGCCTGCGTCATCGAGACCGTCAAGAACCGCATGCTTTCGAGAAGAAGCTTCTTCCGCGCCGCCGCCGCGGGGGCCGCGACCGTCGCCGCTGCAAGCTCGGGTGCGCTCAGCCCCGCCCTTGCCGCCGCGCCGACGACGGTGACGGACCTCACCCATGAACTCCACGAGGAGTTCCCGACCTTCTTCGGCCAGCAGCAGTTCTGGCGCGAGCAGAAGTTCAATTACAAGGAACACAAGTTCAACCTGTTCGAACTGCGCGTGAACGAACATACCGGCACCCATCTCGACGCACCGCTGCATTTCTCCGAGGATGGCAAGTCGGTCGCCGAAATCCCGGTATCGGACCTCGTCGTGCCGCTCGCGGTCATCGATATCCGCGCGAAGGCCGATGCGAACCCGGATGCACAGCTCACGCCCGACGACATCAAGGCCTGGATCGCCGCCAATGGCGACCTGCCGGAAAAGGCGTGCGTGGCGCTCAATTCCGGCTGGGGCAAGCATCTGGGCACCGACAAGTTCCGCAATGCCGATGCCGAGGGCAAGATGCACTTCCCCGGCTTCCATGTCGAAGCGGTGCAGTATCTTGCGGAAAACTCCAGCGCCGTCGGCATCGCGGTCGATACGCTGTCGCTCGATTACGGCATCTCGCCGGACTTCGCCACGCACTATGCCTGGCTCGCTTCCGGCCATTGGGGGCTTGAAGGCGCGGCCAATCTGGACCAGCTTCCGGCAAAGGGCGCGACCCTCGTCGTCGGCGCGCCGAAAGTGCGCGGCGGCACGGGCGGCCCGTCCCGCGTCTTCGCACTGGTCTGA
- a CDS encoding carboxymuconolactone decarboxylase family protein has protein sequence MSTVKPAEDLEANPRVKAVFDDIRATRKSDFINNMWLYLAFDPALLERTWAEVKAVMATPSTLDPLVKEMLYIAVSVTNGCSYCVHSHTAAAKAKGMSDAQYAELLAIVSLAGKTNQLATGLQVPVDAVFDADRAKA, from the coding sequence ATGAGCACCGTCAAGCCCGCCGAAGACCTGGAAGCAAACCCGCGCGTCAAGGCGGTGTTCGACGATATCCGCGCCACCCGCAAGTCGGATTTCATCAACAATATGTGGCTCTACCTCGCCTTCGATCCCGCCTTGCTGGAGCGCACATGGGCGGAGGTGAAGGCCGTGATGGCGACGCCCTCGACGCTCGATCCGCTCGTCAAGGAAATGCTCTACATCGCCGTCTCGGTGACGAACGGTTGCAGCTATTGCGTCCATTCCCATACCGCCGCCGCCAAGGCCAAAGGCATGTCGGACGCGCAATATGCCGAGCTGCTCGCCATCGTCTCGCTCGCCGGCAAGACCAACCAGCTCGCCACCGGCCTTCAGGTGCCCGTGGACGCCGTCTTCGACGCGGACCGCGCAAAGGCCTGA
- a CDS encoding ATP-dependent helicase, translated as MTSGYDDIPFFDEDPQLGGKPAAPARPAGGGIAARAMAARDAQRAPDYLSGLNPEQREAVETLDGPVLVLAGAGTGKTRVLTTRIAHILATGRAFPSQLLAVTFTNKAAREMKERIGLLVGGAVEGMPWLGTFHSIGVKLLRRHAELVGLKSDFSILDTDDVVRLIKQILQAEGIDDKRWPAKQFAGMIDTWKNKGLDPAQIPEGDARAFANGKGRELYTAYQTRLKTLNACDFGDLLLHPIRIFRAHADVLAEYHQKFRYILVDEYQDTNTAQYMWLRLLAQRPKGTPQNVCCVGDDDQSIYGWRGAEVDNILRFEKDFPGAKVIKLERNYRSTAHILGAAGHLIAHNEDRLGKTLFTDRHDPDDDKVVVHAAWDSEEEARAVGEEIEQLQRKQHKLNDMAILVRASFQMREFEDRFVTLGLNYRVIGGPRFYERLEIRDALAYFRLVSQPADDLAFERIVNTPKRGLGDTTIRNLHDYARARDIPMLAAAADIVETDELKPKARKALFDVVTDFRRWQTLMETMPHTELAEQILDESGYTAMWQADKSAEAPGRLENLKELIRSMEAFESLRGFLEHVSLVMDAEQNENLDAVSIMTLHSAKGLEFETVFLPGWEEGLFPHQRSLDEGGRSGLEEERRLAYVGITRAKRRCHIWFVSNRRIHGLWQSTLPSRFLDELPESHVEVAEVEQSYGGYGRGGYGQSRFDKQEPFQNAYSTPGWRRAQANRTEATRDNWGSRSGHAVERIGYGESGPRARTIEGELIAKSTTSEPSKFSVGDRVFHLKFGNGNVAAVEGNKLTIDFDRAGQKRVLDGFVERV; from the coding sequence ATGACCAGCGGTTACGACGACATTCCCTTCTTCGACGAGGACCCGCAGCTCGGCGGCAAGCCCGCAGCGCCCGCCAGGCCGGCCGGCGGCGGCATCGCCGCGCGCGCCATGGCGGCCCGCGACGCGCAGCGTGCGCCCGATTATCTTTCCGGCCTCAATCCCGAGCAGCGCGAGGCGGTCGAGACGCTGGACGGCCCCGTGCTGGTGCTCGCCGGCGCGGGCACCGGCAAGACGCGCGTGCTCACCACCCGCATCGCCCATATCCTCGCCACCGGCCGCGCCTTCCCCAGCCAGCTTCTCGCCGTGACCTTCACCAACAAGGCGGCGCGCGAGATGAAGGAGCGCATCGGCCTGCTCGTCGGCGGCGCGGTCGAGGGCATGCCCTGGCTCGGCACATTCCATTCCATCGGCGTAAAACTCCTGCGCCGCCATGCCGAACTCGTCGGCCTCAAGTCGGATTTCTCGATCCTCGACACCGACGACGTGGTGCGGCTGATCAAGCAGATCCTGCAGGCCGAGGGCATCGACGACAAGCGCTGGCCGGCCAAGCAGTTCGCCGGCATGATCGACACGTGGAAGAACAAGGGCCTCGACCCGGCGCAGATCCCGGAAGGTGACGCCCGCGCCTTCGCCAACGGCAAGGGCCGCGAACTCTACACCGCCTACCAGACCCGCCTGAAGACGCTGAACGCCTGCGATTTCGGCGACCTGCTGCTGCACCCGATCCGCATCTTCCGCGCCCATGCGGATGTGCTGGCCGAGTACCACCAGAAATTCCGTTACATCCTCGTCGACGAGTATCAGGACACCAACACCGCCCAATATATGTGGCTGCGCCTGCTCGCCCAGCGCCCCAAGGGCACGCCGCAGAACGTGTGCTGCGTCGGTGACGACGACCAGTCGATCTACGGCTGGCGCGGTGCGGAGGTAGACAACATCCTGCGCTTCGAAAAGGATTTTCCGGGCGCCAAGGTCATCAAGCTGGAGCGCAACTATCGCTCCACGGCCCATATCCTCGGCGCGGCCGGCCATCTGATCGCCCATAACGAGGACCGGCTGGGCAAGACGCTCTTCACCGACCGGCACGATCCCGACGACGACAAGGTCGTCGTCCACGCCGCCTGGGACTCCGAGGAGGAGGCCCGCGCGGTCGGCGAGGAGATCGAGCAGCTCCAGCGCAAACAGCACAAGCTGAACGATATGGCGATCCTCGTGCGCGCCTCGTTCCAGATGCGCGAGTTCGAAGACCGCTTCGTCACGCTCGGCCTCAACTACCGCGTCATCGGCGGCCCGCGCTTCTATGAGCGGCTCGAAATCCGCGATGCCCTCGCCTATTTCCGCCTCGTCAGCCAGCCGGCCGACGATCTTGCCTTCGAGCGCATCGTCAATACGCCCAAGCGCGGCCTCGGCGACACGACGATCCGCAACCTGCACGACTATGCCCGCGCCCGCGACATTCCGATGCTCGCCGCAGCGGCCGATATCGTCGAAACGGACGAGCTGAAGCCGAAGGCGCGCAAGGCGCTCTTCGACGTCGTCACCGATTTCCGCCGCTGGCAGACGCTCATGGAGACGATGCCGCACACCGAGCTTGCCGAGCAGATTCTCGACGAGAGCGGCTATACAGCCATGTGGCAGGCCGACAAGTCGGCCGAAGCGCCGGGACGCCTTGAGAACCTCAAGGAACTGATCCGCTCCATGGAAGCGTTCGAATCCCTGCGCGGCTTCCTCGAGCATGTCTCGCTGGTCATGGACGCCGAGCAGAACGAGAATCTCGATGCCGTCTCGATCATGACGCTGCACTCGGCCAAGGGCCTGGAATTCGAGACCGTCTTCCTGCCCGGCTGGGAAGAAGGCCTCTTCCCGCATCAGCGCTCGCTGGACGAGGGCGGCCGCTCCGGGCTGGAGGAAGAACGGCGCCTCGCCTATGTCGGCATCACACGCGCAAAACGCCGCTGCCATATCTGGTTCGTCTCGAACCGCCGCATCCACGGCCTCTGGCAATCCACCCTGCCCTCCCGCTTCCTCGACGAGCTGCCGGAAAGCCATGTGGAAGTGGCCGAGGTGGAACAGTCCTATGGCGGTTACGGCCGCGGCGGCTACGGCCAGTCGCGCTTCGACAAGCAGGAGCCGTTCCAGAACGCCTATTCGACGCCGGGCTGGCGGCGTGCGCAGGCGAACCGCACCGAGGCGACGCGCGACAATTGGGGTTCACGCTCCGGCCATGCCGTCGAGCGCATCGGCTACGGGGAAAGCGGCCCGCGCGCCCGCACCATCGAAGGGGAACTCATCGCCAAGTCGACCACGAGCGAGCCATCGAAATTTTCCGTCGGCGACCGGGTCTTCCATCTGAAATTCGGCAATGGCAACGTGGCGGCGGTCGAGGGCAACAAGCTGACGATCGACTTCGATCGCGCCGGCCAGAAGCGCGTGCTCGACGGCTTCGTCGAGCGGGTGTGA
- a CDS encoding DUF2778 domain-containing protein yields MASVYGSARSASKSRRGLLFSALLACGVIAGSAWAVVSTLGAMQDAASSLSEGKKTIAGPLHLKTAALQENRTGRMVKVAKFSRLSLPSESEVRQKQLTAEAIQAAHQRRISIQLASAVKREKAKALMLEAAFARAERSVEEEKAISGQPTLVTALLPSDTSARKDIQPFGLVMKKPETEADEDMILGEIPLPEAKPALETVTIERKPVEEKPVARTKADEAKDKDKEDVALVKPERSLFGDLFKGKDSGKGWPGKGTKVAIYDVSNATVHMPDGTKLRAHSGIGKMRDNPNYEHVKMTGPTPAGIYRLRMRERRFHGVEAIRMLSVDGRDPKNRTGLLTHTNLLRGQKGSHGCVAFQNYEPFLNAFKRGHVTMLVVVPEMPSSRTRLAALYRKAGA; encoded by the coding sequence ATGGCGTCTGTATACGGTTCCGCGCGTTCCGCGTCGAAGTCCCGTCGGGGTCTCCTTTTCAGCGCATTGCTTGCCTGCGGCGTCATCGCCGGGTCCGCCTGGGCCGTCGTTTCGACGCTCGGCGCGATGCAGGATGCGGCATCCTCGCTGTCTGAAGGCAAGAAGACCATCGCCGGTCCCCTCCATCTGAAAACCGCTGCGCTTCAGGAGAACCGCACCGGGCGCATGGTGAAGGTCGCGAAGTTCTCGCGCCTTTCGCTGCCGTCCGAAAGCGAGGTTCGCCAGAAGCAATTGACCGCAGAGGCGATCCAGGCCGCGCACCAGCGCCGGATTTCCATCCAGCTCGCCTCCGCCGTCAAGCGCGAGAAGGCCAAGGCCCTGATGCTGGAAGCCGCCTTCGCCCGCGCCGAGCGCTCGGTGGAAGAGGAAAAGGCGATCAGCGGCCAGCCGACGCTGGTAACGGCGCTGCTGCCCAGCGATACCTCCGCGCGCAAGGACATTCAGCCCTTCGGCCTCGTCATGAAGAAGCCGGAAACGGAAGCGGACGAGGACATGATCCTCGGCGAAATCCCGCTGCCCGAGGCCAAGCCGGCGCTCGAAACCGTCACCATCGAGCGCAAGCCGGTTGAGGAAAAGCCCGTCGCGCGCACCAAGGCCGACGAGGCGAAGGACAAGGACAAGGAAGACGTCGCCCTCGTCAAGCCCGAGCGTTCGCTGTTCGGCGACCTGTTCAAGGGCAAGGACAGCGGCAAGGGCTGGCCGGGCAAGGGCACGAAGGTGGCTATCTACGACGTTTCCAACGCGACGGTCCACATGCCCGACGGCACGAAGCTGCGCGCCCATTCCGGCATCGGCAAGATGCGCGACAATCCGAACTACGAGCACGTCAAGATGACCGGCCCGACGCCTGCGGGCATCTATCGCCTGCGGATGCGCGAGCGGCGCTTCCATGGCGTCGAGGCGATCCGCATGCTCTCGGTCGACGGACGCGATCCGAAGAACCGCACGGGGCTGCTGACGCATACCAACCTCCTGCGCGGCCAGAAAGGCTCGCATGGCTGCGTCGCCTTCCAGAACTACGAGCCGTTCCTGAACGCCTTCAAGCGCGGCCATGTCACCATGCTGGTCGTCGTGCCGGAAATGCCGTCGTCCCGCACGCGGCTTGCAGCGCTCTATCGCAAGGCGGGCGCATGA
- a CDS encoding amidase, which yields MQDITDLSALALSAAIAERRLDCRSVMAAYLSRIAAVNPQINAVVSLRPAEALLAEAEEADRALAAGDYRGWLHGIPFAVKDLSEARGILCTFGSANYADFVPDYDDIHVERIRAAGAIVIGKTNAPEMGLGSHSYNPVFGVTRNPYDRTKSAGGSSGGAAAGLAAHILPVADGSDMMGSLRNPAGFNNVVGFRPSFGRVPSLGNELFLGQLAVNGPMGRTVADVAALLATQAGHDPRDPLSLRDEDLAFTGAADLSGARIGWLGDFGGYLPFDPGVLDLCRASLDVFRRLGCTVEAVPPGFDMARLWQIWLTLRHFLVSNGQAADYADPARRVRMKPEMIWEIESGRDLSAAAVHEASLGRSDWHRYVAGLFETYDFLILPSAQVFPFDAQIDWPKTVGGRTMDTYHRWMEVVIGPTLAGLPAAAMPAGFGANGLPAGIQIVGPARADRDVLAAAAAYEKATDWLARHPQF from the coding sequence TTGCAGGATATCACCGACCTTTCCGCCCTTGCCCTTTCCGCCGCCATCGCCGAACGCCGGCTCGACTGCCGCAGCGTCATGGCGGCCTATCTTTCCCGCATCGCGGCGGTCAATCCGCAGATCAACGCCGTGGTCAGCCTGCGGCCGGCCGAGGCGCTGCTTGCCGAGGCGGAGGAGGCCGACAGGGCGCTTGCGGCGGGAGACTATCGCGGCTGGCTGCACGGCATACCCTTCGCGGTGAAGGACCTCTCCGAGGCGAGAGGCATCCTCTGCACCTTCGGTTCGGCGAACTACGCGGATTTCGTGCCCGACTACGACGATATCCATGTCGAGCGCATCCGCGCGGCCGGGGCCATCGTGATCGGCAAGACCAATGCGCCGGAAATGGGCCTCGGCTCGCACAGCTACAACCCGGTCTTCGGCGTGACGCGCAATCCCTATGACCGGACGAAGAGTGCGGGCGGCTCGTCCGGCGGCGCGGCGGCGGGGCTTGCCGCGCATATCCTGCCGGTGGCGGACGGCAGCGACATGATGGGATCGCTGCGCAACCCCGCCGGCTTCAACAATGTCGTCGGCTTCCGCCCGTCCTTCGGCCGCGTGCCCTCGCTCGGCAACGAACTGTTTCTCGGCCAGCTCGCGGTCAACGGGCCGATGGGGCGCACGGTCGCCGATGTCGCGGCGCTGCTGGCGACGCAGGCGGGGCACGATCCGCGCGATCCGCTGTCCCTTCGGGACGAAGACCTCGCCTTTACCGGGGCGGCGGACCTTTCCGGCGCGCGCATCGGCTGGCTCGGCGATTTCGGCGGCTATCTTCCCTTCGACCCCGGCGTGCTGGACCTGTGCCGGGCATCGCTCGACGTCTTCCGCCGGCTCGGATGCACGGTGGAAGCGGTGCCGCCGGGCTTCGACATGGCGCGGCTCTGGCAGATCTGGCTGACGCTGCGCCACTTCCTCGTTTCGAACGGGCAGGCGGCGGACTATGCCGATCCGGCGCGGCGCGTGCGCATGAAGCCGGAGATGATCTGGGAGATCGAGAGCGGTCGCGACCTTTCGGCGGCGGCGGTACATGAGGCCTCGCTCGGGCGGAGCGACTGGCACCGCTATGTCGCCGGCCTGTTCGAGACCTACGATTTCCTGATCCTGCCTTCCGCGCAGGTCTTCCCCTTCGATGCGCAAATCGACTGGCCGAAGACGGTGGGCGGCCGCACGATGGATACCTATCACCGCTGGATGGAAGTGGTGATCGGCCCGACGCTGGCCGGCCTGCCGGCCGCCGCCATGCCGGCCGGTTTCGGGGCGAACGGGCTGCCCGCCGGCATCCAGATCGTCGGCCCCGCGCGGGCCGACCGGGATGTGCTCGCGGCCGCCGCCGCCTATGAAAAGGCGACCGACTGGCTGGCCCGGCATCCCCAGTTCTAG
- a CDS encoding DUF1194 domain-containing protein encodes MLTTLALLMGLTAGAAASGEEVDVELVLAVDVSRSMDIEEAEVQRAGYVQALRHPDFINAVRDGLNGRIAITYFEWAGTISDSSHIPWQVISGPGEAGAFAALVEARPIAMRRGTSISGAIVYGARLFEGNGYSGLRRVIDISGDGPNNFGAPVTPARDTATALGIVINGLAIMIRPSAAYGSLDDYYANCVIGGPGAFVLPVRDPEDFAVAIRRKLILEVSGAEPPARVIRTAGPAYDCMIGEKLRPGTLERLSPEQRK; translated from the coding sequence ATGCTGACGACGCTTGCCTTGCTGATGGGCCTGACGGCCGGTGCAGCCGCGTCCGGCGAAGAGGTGGATGTGGAGCTGGTGCTGGCGGTCGACGTCTCCCGCTCCATGGATATCGAGGAGGCCGAGGTGCAGCGCGCCGGCTACGTGCAGGCGCTGCGTCACCCCGATTTCATCAATGCCGTGCGCGACGGGCTGAACGGCCGCATCGCCATCACCTATTTCGAATGGGCCGGCACGATCAGCGACAGCTCGCACATCCCCTGGCAGGTCATCTCCGGCCCCGGGGAGGCCGGGGCCTTCGCGGCACTCGTGGAAGCACGCCCCATCGCCATGCGCCGCGGCACCTCGATATCCGGCGCCATCGTCTATGGTGCAAGGCTGTTCGAGGGGAACGGCTATAGCGGCCTGCGCCGCGTTATCGACATTTCCGGCGACGGGCCGAACAATTTCGGCGCGCCCGTCACACCTGCCCGCGACACGGCGACGGCGCTCGGCATCGTCATCAACGGCCTCGCCATCATGATCCGCCCCTCGGCCGCCTACGGTTCGCTGGACGACTATTACGCCAACTGCGTCATCGGCGGCCCCGGCGCTTTCGTCCTGCCGGTGCGCGACCCGGAGGATTTCGCCGTCGCCATCCGCCGCAAGCTCATTCTTGAAGTCAGCGGCGCCGAGCCGCCCGCCCGCGTGATCCGCACCGCCGGCCCCGCCTACGACTGCATGATCGGCGAGAAGCTGCGGCCCGGTACGCTGGAGCGCCTTTCGCCCGAACAGCGCAAATAG
- a CDS encoding TetR family transcriptional regulator translates to MRRTKAEAKETRQQILLAAEKVFYEKGVAHASMEDVARAAGVTRGAIYWHFANRADLVLELSDSLPLPQEDLIARELEAENVDVFGLLERVGRQWIELLAADEHRQRILTILLRCEATGEFARISERQNDIDDEHMQTLEAAFAKAARQGRLCAAWTPHSAASMLRWVIKGLCSEWLLFGRRFDIAAEGGEALRRLFSSFATAPAR, encoded by the coding sequence ATGCGCCGGACCAAGGCGGAGGCCAAGGAAACCCGCCAGCAGATATTGCTGGCGGCCGAGAAGGTCTTCTACGAAAAAGGCGTCGCCCATGCCTCCATGGAGGATGTGGCGCGCGCCGCGGGGGTTACCCGCGGCGCCATCTACTGGCACTTCGCCAACCGGGCGGACCTTGTGCTGGAACTCTCCGATTCGCTGCCCCTGCCGCAGGAAGACCTGATCGCCCGCGAGCTGGAGGCGGAGAATGTCGACGTGTTCGGCCTTCTCGAACGGGTCGGCAGGCAATGGATCGAGCTTCTGGCGGCGGACGAGCACCGCCAGCGCATCCTGACGATCCTCCTGCGCTGCGAGGCGACGGGTGAATTCGCCCGCATCTCCGAGCGCCAGAACGATATCGACGACGAGCATATGCAGACGCTGGAGGCGGCCTTCGCCAAGGCGGCGCGACAGGGCCGGCTCTGCGCGGCCTGGACGCCGCATTCGGCCGCTTCCATGCTGCGCTGGGTCATCAAGGGGCTGTGTTCGGAATGGCTGCTGTTCGGCCGCCGGTTCGATATCGCGGCCGAGGGAGGGGAGGCGCTGCGCCGGCTCTTCTCCAGTTTCGCCACGGCCCCCGCGCGATAG